Proteins found in one Nitrospirota bacterium genomic segment:
- a CDS encoding ATP-binding cassette domain-containing protein, which translates to MSLSLQAVGIDKSYNNNPVLQGSSWFFRENGIYVLTGANGCGKSTFLRICALLEQPDRGTVRYLDGAHEAQDNIALRRRITLVLPKAGLFNMSVCRNVSYGLRIRGISGRESNDRTDSVLEFAGLSHKKDQNALTLSSGESQRIAIARALVIEPEVLFLDEPTASIDEKNTEIIENIILQLKQRGRTTVIMTTHDRAQAERLADRLLFLEKGRIV; encoded by the coding sequence ATGAGTCTCAGTCTGCAGGCAGTCGGCATAGACAAGAGCTATAACAACAATCCTGTGCTGCAGGGCAGTTCCTGGTTTTTTAGGGAAAACGGAATATACGTGCTTACCGGCGCGAACGGCTGCGGCAAGTCTACATTTCTGCGTATATGCGCCCTGCTGGAGCAGCCGGATAGGGGAACAGTCAGGTATCTCGATGGAGCGCATGAGGCGCAGGACAACATCGCACTGAGGCGCAGGATAACCCTTGTTTTACCGAAGGCCGGACTCTTCAATATGTCAGTCTGCCGGAATGTTTCTTATGGTCTGCGCATTCGGGGCATATCCGGCAGGGAATCTAACGACAGGACTGACAGCGTTCTTGAATTCGCAGGGCTCAGCCATAAAAAGGATCAGAACGCGCTTACCCTCTCAAGCGGCGAGTCCCAGAGGATTGCAATTGCAAGGGCATTGGTTATTGAACCGGAGGTGCTTTTCCTTGATGAGCCGACTGCATCCATTGACGAAAAAAATACCGAGATCATTGAGAATATCATTCTTCAACTGAAGCAGCGCGGGAGGACTACGGTCATCATGACGACCCATGACCGCGCCCAGGCTGAACGGCTTGCCGACAGATTACTCTTTCTCGAAAAGGGCAGGATCGTTTGA
- a CDS encoding type II toxin-antitoxin system YafQ family toxin, whose protein sequence is MLIFRTTTLFKKDFKKAQKRGKDVERLRGLMRSLANEDSLPARHRDHALTGNYKGRRECHIEQDWLLIYKVDLKAREIIFERTGTHSDLFG, encoded by the coding sequence ATGCTTATATTTCGTACAACAACCCTATTCAAAAAAGACTTTAAGAAGGCTCAGAAACGCGGCAAGGACGTTGAAAGGCTGCGGGGGCTTATGAGATCACTTGCCAATGAAGACTCCCTCCCGGCGCGTCACCGTGACCATGCACTTACAGGCAATTACAAAGGCCGTCGGGAATGTCATATCGAACAGGACTGGCTGCTTATTTATAAGGTGGATCTTAAGGCAAGGGAGATCATCTTTGAGCGCACCGGCACACATTCTGATTTATTCGGCTGA
- a CDS encoding transcriptional repressor: protein MHKFRDIGLKLTPQRLAILDFLDGNTDHPSADDIYKAVSVQHPTMSFATVYNTLDTLREKGHILELTIDPDKKRFDPCTDPHHHLICLSCKRVQDIHMTFNLDLPEAMKGKFRITGNHIEFYGICPVCRTKTH, encoded by the coding sequence ATGCACAAATTTAGAGACATAGGTCTGAAGCTCACGCCGCAGCGGCTTGCCATACTCGATTTCCTCGATGGCAATACTGATCATCCGTCAGCGGATGATATCTATAAGGCGGTTTCTGTTCAGCATCCGACCATGTCCTTTGCAACGGTCTATAACACCCTGGACACGTTGAGGGAAAAAGGTCATATCCTTGAGCTGACGATCGATCCGGACAAAAAAAGATTCGATCCCTGCACAGACCCCCACCATCATCTTATCTGTTTGTCATGCAAGAGGGTCCAGGATATCCATATGACGTTCAACCTTGACCTGCCGGAAGCGATGAAAGGCAAATTCAGGATCACCGGAAACCATATCGAATTCTACGGGATCTGCCCTGTCTGCAGGACGAAGACCCATTAA
- a CDS encoding PilZ domain-containing protein, translated as MKKIFVIERSADVFNTVKHYLKEDNLLYISFENVREALLSPDMPALIVLFGSDSFQEIRADIADLKDNPSFVKVPKILILPFNATITQGECRSLDVQETFFIPVEKLKFQTAISKFLLRSPRRVFRILVNVQQDGSNLRYSGISMDFSESGMAFECVSDFPVGEKLQVSFVNPKNRSRFSLKSEVVRKTSTPTGSSVFYGVTFRQLSEKEAQDLTQFISGGA; from the coding sequence ATGAAAAAGATATTTGTTATCGAAAGGTCTGCAGACGTCTTCAACACGGTGAAGCATTACCTCAAAGAGGACAATCTTCTTTACATTTCTTTTGAGAACGTGCGCGAGGCTCTTCTGTCCCCGGACATGCCGGCTCTTATCGTACTGTTCGGCAGCGACAGTTTTCAGGAGATCCGGGCTGATATTGCCGACCTGAAAGACAACCCTTCGTTTGTGAAGGTCCCGAAAATCCTGATACTGCCCTTCAACGCAACCATTACCCAGGGAGAGTGCAGAAGCCTCGATGTGCAGGAGACCTTTTTCATTCCTGTGGAAAAGCTCAAGTTCCAGACGGCGATCTCCAAGTTCCTGTTGCGGTCACCTCGTCGCGTTTTCCGCATCCTGGTGAACGTTCAGCAGGACGGGAGCAATCTCCGCTACTCAGGCATATCCATGGACTTCAGTGAAAGCGGTATGGCCTTTGAATGCGTTTCCGATTTCCCGGTCGGAGAAAAGCTTCAGGTCAGCTTTGTAAACCCGAAGAATCGCAGCAGGTTCTCGCTTAAGTCAGAGGTTGTGAGAAAGACATCAACACCGACCGGCAGTTCGGTATTCTATGGCGTAACCTTCAGACAGTTATCGGAAAAGGAAGCCCAGGACCTTACGCAGTTCATCTCCGGCGGGGCATAA
- a CDS encoding GTP-binding protein: MRTTIVCGMLGSGKTTFIQQFVTNISGKAVVLVNDFGKAGIDGEIFSANGIESIELPSGCVCCTLKFDLISSIEKIRETFAPEHLLIEPSGIASPSGVLEALETMKISIVTVVGIVDATEFLELNHEDAFGRFFEDQVTNSDIVLVNKTDLVEKDITERTVQTIEQMNPKAIVFSTVNCVTGSTLPGNIGTERTIRGHADHLHFDTVSLRLADSLDHEWLSDFFQDMSIGKYGDIVRAKALVNTLQGPHQFDLSFTNIKSIPFGKNVSGSRLVIIGRDIRRDAILKIFPSPLTFL; this comes from the coding sequence ATGAGAACAACCATTGTGTGCGGCATGCTCGGATCAGGGAAGACGACCTTTATCCAACAGTTTGTCACGAACATTTCAGGCAAGGCGGTCGTGCTGGTGAACGATTTCGGCAAGGCAGGCATTGACGGCGAGATCTTCTCGGCAAACGGCATTGAGTCGATCGAACTGCCAAGCGGATGTGTCTGCTGCACCCTGAAGTTCGACCTCATCTCCTCCATCGAAAAGATACGCGAGACCTTTGCGCCGGAGCATCTCCTGATCGAACCGAGCGGCATAGCCTCTCCCTCGGGAGTTCTTGAGGCACTTGAGACCATGAAGATCAGCATAGTCACTGTTGTAGGCATCGTAGACGCCACCGAATTTCTTGAACTCAATCACGAAGATGCGTTCGGCCGGTTCTTTGAGGACCAAGTCACGAACTCTGACATAGTCCTCGTGAACAAGACAGACCTTGTCGAAAAAGATATAACGGAAAGAACAGTCCAGACCATTGAACAGATGAACCCCAAGGCCATTGTCTTCAGCACAGTCAACTGCGTCACCGGCAGTACCCTGCCCGGCAATATCGGTACAGAGCGAACGATACGCGGACATGCTGATCATCTTCACTTTGATACGGTATCCCTCAGACTGGCAGACAGCCTTGACCATGAATGGCTCAGCGACTTTTTTCAGGATATGTCCATCGGCAAATACGGCGACATTGTGAGGGCAAAGGCGCTCGTGAATACCCTGCAGGGGCCCCACCAGTTCGATCTGTCATTCACGAACATCAAAAGCATACCTTTCGGGAAAAATGTCAGCGGCAGCAGGCTGGTGATCATCGGCAGGGATATTCGAAGGGATGCCATTCTGAAAATATTCCCCTCGCCCTTAACCTTCCTGTAG
- a CDS encoding ABC transporter permease: MDALSQALGKAVSLIFGLDRELTGIILLSLKVSGSALVVATALALPLSAVLGLRKFPFRGIVISLLNTFMGLPPVVVGLFVYLLLSRSGPLGFMALLYTPSAMIAAQTILAFPIVASLSHAAIMGVDPVIRQAATTLGATPFQVSLTVINEARYGIMAAVIAGFGRVMAEVGAILIVGGNIAGFTRVMTTTIALETDKGNFELALALGVILLLISLMVNVLLHIFQKKSMPGASR, translated from the coding sequence ATGGACGCACTGAGCCAGGCATTGGGAAAGGCTGTCTCTCTGATCTTCGGCCTTGACCGGGAGTTGACGGGTATTATCCTGCTTTCCCTCAAGGTCTCCGGATCAGCGCTTGTTGTTGCGACTGCACTGGCTCTTCCGCTCAGTGCAGTACTCGGTTTAAGAAAATTCCCGTTCCGCGGGATCGTTATAAGTCTGCTCAACACCTTCATGGGACTCCCCCCGGTGGTTGTCGGGCTTTTTGTGTATCTGCTTCTGTCCAGAAGCGGGCCTCTTGGGTTCATGGCTTTGTTGTATACTCCGTCGGCAATGATCGCAGCCCAAACCATACTTGCCTTTCCGATCGTGGCTTCTTTAAGCCACGCAGCGATCATGGGGGTCGATCCTGTCATACGGCAGGCGGCGACAACGCTGGGCGCAACCCCTTTTCAGGTATCACTGACTGTTATCAATGAGGCACGCTACGGGATCATGGCAGCAGTGATCGCAGGCTTCGGCAGGGTCATGGCAGAGGTCGGAGCGATCCTGATCGTCGGCGGCAATATCGCAGGGTTTACGCGTGTCATGACCACGACCATAGCGCTCGAAACAGACAAGGGGAATTTCGAACTTGCGCTGGCCCTGGGCGTCATACTGTTGTTGATCTCTCTTATGGTCAATGTGCTGCTTCATATTTTTCAGAAAAAAAGCATGCCAGGAGCCAGCAGATGA
- a CDS encoding GAF domain-containing protein has protein sequence MKTLVRKEAAATLKTFDLLNMPVFLIDESFVIVSCNESSAAVFLYAGEEMTGKPLNAVVLPDRRNILKMAALHQGMPSDISSSYPDTRFLSSCIKKNGDLFDAKVSIIPSQENGSSLRLVVVQDISEQRKLQRKAFQRTKELSIFKTFADILARHEAIEAIMQESIAMLLDIMETEQGWIYLLDADAELLHLQVEKSQIKGAYSAQNLKQGECLFGKVFASGMPLLVERASRDPRVTSLQTGPEGIESVVAIPIRSKGMFLGVLGLASRRQAFFTSMDTQLLVPIGNMLGVAIENIRLIEQLHWNMKQIELINELSGIVNSSLSIGTIFRMMVSEIRKLIDYDRASLLLYDEKEDNLLIFALDTDMHTIMGKGVRAPIEGTSAGWVVRNNRPWISRDLHDTKFALDKKLLREGISSTISIPLFHDKILGVFNFDSSKPANYSERDLDILLPVAKHISIALENALLFQEISRDKKEWEKTFDAITDMVWIEDMNQRVIRANRTVLARAGLTSAEAAGKSCGELLERVGALEEDCICPETMAGKRPCFREMKGMSGNIFHFWTYPLIDDEGRLYSLVHYLKDVTSQKRLEQQLIRSDKLASLGTLVAGIAHEINNPLGIIAGYSEALLDRAKDETLQGVPEFEDFPEYLQTIHNEIFRCKGILRSLLDFARPTGGTFREIDMNELIKEVILLVNHRAKRLNHDIVLSLDRDIPKVFADPGNLRQVFMNIIINSMYFTPEGGSITIATERDAEGGLLQHDPGVGVTISDTGAGIDPAILGKIFDPFFTTKPVGEGTGLGLSICHKIIEEHGGSIDAVSEPGGTTFVIWIPLKAVHD, from the coding sequence ATGAAAACGCTTGTCCGGAAAGAGGCGGCAGCAACCCTTAAGACCTTTGACCTTCTGAATATGCCTGTCTTTCTTATCGACGAGTCCTTTGTCATCGTTTCCTGCAATGAAAGTTCTGCTGCGGTCTTTCTGTATGCCGGTGAGGAAATGACCGGCAAGCCCTTGAATGCAGTTGTGCTTCCGGACAGAAGGAATATCCTCAAGATGGCTGCTCTTCACCAGGGCATGCCGTCTGATATCAGCAGCTCCTATCCGGATACCCGGTTTCTTTCCTCCTGTATCAAAAAGAACGGAGACCTGTTTGATGCAAAGGTATCGATTATTCCCTCTCAGGAGAACGGTTCATCCCTCAGACTCGTTGTTGTGCAGGATATATCGGAGCAGCGGAAGCTTCAAAGAAAGGCTTTTCAGAGGACCAAAGAGCTTTCCATATTCAAGACCTTTGCCGACATCCTTGCGCGCCACGAGGCGATCGAGGCGATCATGCAGGAGAGCATTGCTATGCTGCTGGATATCATGGAAACAGAGCAGGGATGGATCTATCTCCTTGACGCTGATGCAGAGCTGCTCCATCTTCAGGTCGAGAAGAGTCAGATCAAAGGCGCTTATTCTGCGCAGAATCTGAAGCAGGGCGAATGCCTTTTTGGGAAGGTCTTTGCCTCAGGCATGCCGCTCCTCGTGGAGAGGGCGTCGCGCGACCCGAGGGTAACATCCCTGCAGACCGGCCCGGAAGGCATTGAGAGCGTGGTTGCTATCCCGATTCGCTCAAAAGGTATGTTCCTTGGCGTGCTGGGGCTTGCAAGCAGAAGACAGGCGTTCTTCACCTCCATGGATACGCAGCTCCTGGTGCCGATCGGAAACATGCTGGGAGTTGCCATCGAAAATATACGCCTGATCGAGCAGCTCCACTGGAACATGAAACAGATCGAGCTGATCAATGAGCTGAGCGGCATTGTTAACTCAAGCCTCAGCATAGGTACGATCTTCAGAATGATGGTGTCGGAGATCAGGAAGCTCATAGATTATGACAGGGCCAGTCTTCTGCTCTATGATGAGAAGGAGGATAACCTGCTTATCTTTGCTCTTGATACCGACATGCATACGATCATGGGCAAGGGGGTGAGGGCCCCGATCGAAGGGACGAGCGCCGGATGGGTCGTGAGGAATAACAGACCCTGGATCAGCCGCGATCTGCATGATACGAAATTTGCTCTCGACAAAAAACTGCTGAGAGAGGGCATCAGCTCAACCATAAGCATTCCGCTCTTTCACGACAAGATACTCGGTGTCTTCAACTTTGACAGCAGCAAGCCTGCGAACTATTCCGAGCGGGACCTTGATATCCTTCTGCCGGTTGCCAAGCATATATCGATCGCGCTGGAGAATGCGCTCCTTTTTCAGGAGATATCACGCGACAAGAAAGAATGGGAAAAGACCTTTGATGCCATCACGGACATGGTCTGGATAGAGGACATGAACCAGCGTGTCATCCGCGCAAACAGGACCGTACTTGCGCGGGCAGGTCTCACGTCAGCAGAGGCAGCCGGAAAAAGCTGCGGGGAACTGCTCGAGCGGGTCGGCGCGCTCGAGGAGGATTGCATCTGCCCGGAGACCATGGCAGGCAAGAGGCCCTGTTTTCGGGAGATGAAGGGCATGAGCGGCAATATCTTTCATTTCTGGACCTACCCTCTTATCGATGACGAGGGACGGCTCTATTCCCTTGTCCACTATCTTAAGGATGTGACCAGTCAGAAGCGGCTGGAGCAGCAACTGATACGCTCAGACAAGCTCGCATCCCTCGGCACGCTCGTTGCGGGCATAGCGCATGAGATCAACAACCCCCTCGGCATTATTGCAGGGTATTCCGAGGCGCTCCTTGACCGTGCGAAAGATGAGACCCTGCAGGGCGTTCCCGAGTTCGAAGATTTTCCCGAATATCTCCAGACGATCCATAACGAGATCTTCCGGTGCAAGGGCATACTCAGAAGCCTGCTTGATTTTGCGCGGCCGACAGGCGGCACGTTCCGCGAGATAGATATGAATGAGCTGATCAAGGAGGTCATACTTCTGGTGAACCACAGGGCCAAGAGGCTGAACCATGACATTGTGCTCAGCCTTGACAGGGATATCCCGAAGGTATTCGCAGACCCCGGCAACCTGAGGCAGGTATTCATGAACATCATCATCAATTCCATGTATTTCACTCCTGAGGGCGGCAGCATTACGATCGCAACCGAGCGGGATGCAGAAGGCGGGCTCCTGCAGCATGATCCGGGCGTCGGGGTCACGATCTCGGACACGGGCGCAGGGATCGATCCTGCCATACTGGGAAAAATATTCGATCCTTTTTTCACCACCAAACCGGTAGGAGAAGGCACTGGCCTCGGTCTTTCGATATGCCACAAGATCATTGAGGAGCACGGCGGCAGCATCGATGCGGTGAGCGAGCCCGGAGGCACGACATTTGTCATATGGATCCCCTTAAAGGCGGTCCATGATTAA
- a CDS encoding desulfoferrodoxin FeS4 iron-binding domain-containing protein, whose protein sequence is MTKKGENYKCAVCGNEVAVTTGGGGTLFCCGKPMEKIG, encoded by the coding sequence ATGACAAAAAAAGGCGAGAACTACAAGTGTGCAGTATGCGGCAATGAAGTTGCGGTTACAACCGGCGGTGGCGGCACCCTTTTTTGCTGCGGGAAGCCGATGGAAAAGATCGGCTGA
- a CDS encoding LysR family transcriptional regulator — MQKKKKPVVRSSKPFVRFRGHIWLDGNEGTFLGYGRVVLLERIRELGSITKAARSMELSYRRAWVLIDSMNRQAPKPFVVTAAGGKGGGGTLVTEEGEKAIKIFWKFHADFQKFLEHEEKKSGYKKKSPEEE, encoded by the coding sequence ATGCAGAAGAAGAAAAAGCCTGTTGTAAGGAGCAGTAAGCCCTTTGTCCGTTTCAGGGGGCATATTTGGCTTGACGGCAATGAGGGCACGTTTCTGGGGTATGGCCGGGTTGTTCTCCTTGAACGGATCCGTGAGCTTGGCTCGATAACAAAGGCTGCAAGATCCATGGAGCTGTCTTACCGCCGGGCCTGGGTGCTGATCGATTCGATGAACCGGCAGGCTCCAAAACCCTTTGTCGTGACCGCTGCGGGCGGCAAGGGCGGCGGCGGTACGCTGGTCACGGAAGAAGGAGAAAAAGCCATAAAAATATTCTGGAAGTTCCATGCCGATTTTCAAAAATTCCTTGAACATGAAGAAAAGAAGTCAGGCTATAAAAAAAAGTCACCTGAGGAGGAGTAA
- a CDS encoding rubrerythrin family protein: MASKSEKNLKEAFAGESQANRKYLAFAKKAETEGYKQAAKLFRAAAEAETVHAHNHLREFGGIRSTKENLEAAIGGETFEFESIYPKMIAEAKAEGNALAERTFVYANEVEKIHADLYKKALETLGRNAETDYYVCQVCGNTVEDHAPDECPICKAKKQAFRKID; encoded by the coding sequence ATGGCATCAAAATCAGAGAAGAATCTTAAAGAGGCGTTTGCCGGGGAATCGCAGGCAAACAGGAAATACCTTGCCTTTGCCAAAAAGGCAGAAACAGAAGGTTACAAGCAGGCAGCAAAGCTTTTCAGGGCAGCAGCCGAGGCAGAGACCGTGCATGCGCATAACCATCTGAGGGAATTCGGCGGCATCAGATCGACAAAAGAGAACCTTGAGGCTGCCATCGGCGGCGAGACCTTCGAATTCGAGAGCATATACCCGAAGATGATCGCCGAGGCAAAGGCTGAAGGCAATGCCCTTGCAGAAAGGACCTTTGTATATGCGAACGAGGTGGAGAAGATCCATGCTGACCTGTATAAGAAGGCGCTTGAGACCCTGGGCAGGAATGCCGAGACGGATTACTATGTATGTCAGGTCTGCGGCAACACGGTAGAGGACCATGCGCCTGATGAATGCCCGATCTGCAAGGCGAAGAAACAGGCGTTCAGAAAGATCGACTGA
- a CDS encoding extracellular solute-binding protein, which yields MGRKSRLFIALIVCVSVFVSVNATAATEIICSSTTSTENSGLFTHILPLFEKKTGIKVKVVARGTGAAIEMGKRGDADVAFVHAKEQELKAVEEGFFVNRSDVMYNDFVIIGPNDDPGKIKGIKSTVDAFKKISEVSQFVSRGDNSGTHTKELSIWKKAGIEPKGQKWYLEVGQGMEKTQRIANEKRAYALTDRGTWLATKDKDKLDMLIVHEGDTTLFNQYGVMAVNPEKHKHVKYKEAMEFVNWLISKEGQQAIAAFKDSLGNQLFYPNAK from the coding sequence ATGGGAAGAAAGAGCAGATTATTTATCGCATTAATAGTGTGCGTGTCCGTATTCGTATCAGTGAACGCAACAGCGGCGACGGAGATCATCTGTTCTTCGACAACGAGCACTGAGAACTCCGGATTGTTTACCCATATCCTGCCGCTCTTCGAGAAGAAGACCGGGATCAAGGTGAAGGTTGTTGCGCGCGGCACTGGTGCTGCCATCGAGATGGGCAAGAGGGGTGATGCTGACGTTGCTTTTGTGCATGCAAAGGAGCAGGAACTGAAGGCTGTTGAGGAAGGTTTCTTTGTCAACCGCTCTGATGTTATGTACAACGATTTTGTTATTATCGGTCCAAATGATGATCCTGGTAAGATCAAGGGAATAAAATCAACCGTTGATGCATTCAAGAAGATAAGCGAGGTGTCCCAGTTCGTCTCCCGCGGTGACAACTCAGGCACTCACACCAAGGAGTTATCGATCTGGAAGAAGGCTGGTATTGAGCCAAAAGGGCAGAAGTGGTATCTCGAGGTCGGGCAGGGCATGGAAAAGACCCAGAGGATCGCAAACGAGAAAAGAGCCTATGCGCTCACTGACCGCGGCACCTGGCTTGCCACAAAGGACAAGGACAAACTCGATATGCTCATTGTCCACGAAGGTGATACAACGCTCTTCAACCAGTATGGTGTTATGGCCGTGAATCCCGAAAAGCACAAGCACGTGAAATACAAAGAAGCGATGGAGTTCGTGAACTGGCTCATATCAAAAGAGGGGCAGCAGGCGATTGCTGCGTTTAAGGACAGCTTAGGCAATCAGCTCTTCTACCCGAATGCAAAATAA
- a CDS encoding sigma-54-dependent Fis family transcriptional regulator — MIKVLVVDDEEPLRRLLKKELARKGFTADVAPDGKTALSLARQNTYDVVLLDIMMPGVDGITVMKKLKTDPSAPAIIVLTGKATVETAVEAMKYGAYDYLTKPYKLDELVIIINRAYEFGRLSIKTQLLEQELVRKETPFRFISRSRQMKEIHDLIQKIAPTDSPVFIQGESGTGKELVANTIWHYSRRNSVPIIALNCATFSENLIESEVFGHEKGAFTNAYETKHGIVEVADKGTLFLDEIAEMPIGLQAKLLRFLDTGEFRRVGGNKIMNVDVRLIAATNRDLRDLIRQGRFREDLYYRLNVINITIPPLRERAEDVEELAGFFARKYSQKLAKTLRGFTPDALGALCGYNWPGNVRELENVIERAVILCDSETIAGKDLSIPVAHAAGDKAAGGSLEEMERDYILRVLREFHGNQSKTSQVLGIDRKTLYLKLKKYGLSDYLKK; from the coding sequence ATGATTAAGGTCCTTGTTGTTGATGATGAAGAGCCGCTCAGAAGGCTCCTGAAGAAGGAACTTGCGCGGAAAGGCTTTACTGCGGATGTTGCTCCTGACGGCAAGACCGCTCTCAGCCTTGCAAGGCAGAATACCTATGATGTTGTCCTGCTGGATATCATGATGCCCGGCGTGGACGGCATCACGGTCATGAAGAAGCTGAAGACAGATCCGTCGGCGCCTGCGATCATCGTCCTTACCGGAAAGGCAACGGTCGAAACAGCAGTAGAGGCAATGAAATACGGGGCTTACGACTATCTCACCAAGCCCTATAAGCTCGACGAACTGGTGATCATCATCAACAGGGCCTATGAATTCGGCAGATTGAGCATCAAGACACAGCTCCTTGAGCAGGAGCTCGTGAGAAAGGAAACTCCGTTCAGATTCATCAGCCGTTCACGTCAGATGAAAGAGATCCATGACCTGATACAGAAGATCGCTCCCACGGATTCTCCGGTATTTATTCAGGGAGAAAGCGGTACAGGCAAGGAATTGGTGGCCAATACGATCTGGCACTACAGCAGGCGCAACTCAGTGCCGATCATCGCCCTGAACTGCGCTACATTTTCAGAGAACCTGATCGAGTCAGAGGTCTTTGGTCATGAAAAGGGCGCTTTCACCAATGCGTATGAGACAAAGCACGGCATCGTTGAAGTTGCCGATAAGGGAACGCTCTTTCTTGATGAGATCGCCGAGATGCCGATCGGACTCCAGGCAAAACTTCTGAGATTTCTGGATACGGGCGAATTCAGACGCGTCGGCGGCAATAAGATCATGAATGTTGATGTCAGACTGATCGCTGCGACGAACCGGGATCTCCGGGATCTGATCAGGCAGGGAAGATTCAGGGAGGACCTGTACTACCGGCTTAATGTAATCAACATCACGATCCCGCCGCTAAGGGAACGGGCAGAAGATGTCGAAGAACTTGCAGGGTTCTTTGCCCGGAAATACAGCCAGAAACTTGCCAAGACCTTACGGGGCTTTACGCCTGATGCCCTTGGAGCGCTCTGCGGGTACAACTGGCCGGGAAATGTGCGCGAACTCGAGAACGTGATCGAGCGTGCGGTTATCCTCTGCGATTCTGAGACAATAGCCGGCAAGGATCTTTCGATCCCTGTTGCGCATGCGGCCGGCGATAAGGCAGCAGGCGGATCACTTGAGGAGATGGAACGTGACTACATCCTCAGAGTGCTCAGGGAGTTCCATGGCAATCAGTCGAAGACAAGTCAGGTCCTCGGCATTGACCGCAAGACCCTGTATCTTAAACTTAAGAAATACGGCCTCAGCGATTATCTGAAGAAGTAG
- a CDS encoding flavodoxin family protein, translating to MKVLAFLGSPRVDGNTELLLNEAIRAVQEQGHEVKICKLNYLRIKPCQDCGGCDKNGVCIINDDMTEIYQDIREADRIILASPIFFFGMSAQAKAMIDRCQSFWCEKYLLKKTIPEGLHGRKGLLILVGGMKKDIGIQCGDAAAKAFFRTISVPSHEVLGFLGVDAKGAISDHPTALKDAYEAGKRLVQTL from the coding sequence ATGAAGGTGCTCGCTTTTTTAGGCAGCCCGAGAGTTGACGGCAATACTGAGCTTCTGCTCAATGAGGCGATAAGGGCCGTTCAGGAGCAGGGGCATGAGGTGAAGATCTGCAAGCTTAACTACCTGCGCATCAAACCCTGTCAGGACTGCGGCGGATGTGACAAGAACGGTGTCTGTATCATTAATGACGACATGACCGAAATCTATCAGGATATCAGGGAGGCAGACAGGATCATCCTTGCCTCCCCGATCTTTTTCTTCGGCATGAGCGCCCAGGCAAAGGCTATGATAGACCGCTGTCAGTCATTCTGGTGTGAGAAGTACCTCCTGAAAAAGACGATACCTGAGGGTCTGCATGGCAGAAAAGGGCTTCTTATTCTTGTCGGCGGCATGAAAAAGGATATCGGCATCCAGTGCGGCGATGCTGCTGCAAAGGCATTCTTCAGGACGATCAGTGTCCCGAGCCATGAAGTGCTCGGTTTTCTCGGCGTCGATGCGAAGGGAGCAATTTCCGATCACCCCACTGCCCTGAAGGATGCATATGAGGCTGGAAAAAGGCTTGTGCAGACCCTGTAG
- a CDS encoding rubredoxin — protein MEISLEKIPGGLRVDGLDLKNGKCGCTSVLPCCYSWTKVKRSGNTVSFSGKATGPESVELFDWGYSVRKGDLTVEVSMEDTRDKIIFSGYYPPRIEEWIEKGWEVVSRTGEREDFGLWRCATCKWLYKEKDQVAKFEDLPDDWKCPTCKVGKNAFEKIG, from the coding sequence ATGGAAATATCTCTTGAAAAGATACCCGGAGGCCTGAGAGTGGACGGCCTTGATCTGAAGAACGGCAAATGCGGCTGCACATCAGTGCTGCCCTGCTGTTACAGCTGGACAAAAGTGAAGAGGAGCGGGAACACAGTCAGCTTTTCAGGCAAGGCAACAGGGCCGGAGTCTGTTGAACTGTTCGACTGGGGCTATAGCGTAAGAAAAGGCGATCTGACCGTCGAAGTGTCGATGGAGGACACTCGTGACAAAATAATATTCTCGGGATACTATCCGCCCCGTATTGAGGAATGGATAGAGAAGGGTTGGGAAGTTGTTTCAAGAACAGGCGAGCGGGAGGATTTCGGCCTCTGGCGTTGTGCCACCTGCAAATGGCTGTACAAAGAGAAGGATCAGGTTGCGAAGTTCGAAGATCTGCCGGACGACTGGAAATGCCCCACCTGCAAAGTCGGCAAGAATGCCTTTGAGAAGATTGGATAG